The stretch of DNA ACCGGCGCACTCTACACACCGCTCCCAACCCCGTCAAGCATTAGATATAATTCCCCTCTGAAAACAGAACATTCAGCCCGCCCACGTGATAGAGACCGAACACCGTTACCACAATGCCCGCTGTCATCAGCAGTGTGTACTGCAGCACGTCCGCCCACACCGCCGCCAGCAGCCCCCCGTAGACCGTGTATATCCCCGAGACCACCGCCAGCAAAACAATCGCCCAGAGCACGGGCAGCTCCGGGTAGAAGACGCTGACCGCTTTGGCCCCTGCGAAAAGAACCCCACCCAGCATGGCGAACACGAGCCCGACGATCATGACCACGGCATAAATGTAACGGCAAAAGCTGTTGAAACGACGCTCCAGGAACTCGGGCATCGTCGCCACTTTGCCCCGCATATAGAAAGGAAGAAAGACCCAGATCAAAAGCGTAAACGTCGCAACGTTACCCCACTCCCAATTGGCCACAGCCATCCCGTACAGAAACCCCCAGCCCACCATGCCGATGAAGTGTTCAGTGGAGATGTTCGAGGCGATAAAGGAAGCGCCGACGACATACCAGGGCAGCTTTTTCGAGGCCAGAAAGTAGTCGGATGCTGACTTGGTCTTACTGCGGGCGGCAATGGTGGTGGCGAATATCACGACGCCGACGAAATAGGAGAAGAAGATCAGCACGTCAACGGTGCTCATGAGTTACTCCCTTTGATGGAGCGGATGGTCTCCTCGACTCGCCATCGGCTCAGGCGGAAGCTCTCATCAACATGTCCCATGAGCAATCCGGGTGGAATGGTCGGTGATGCTGAAGGTTTGGAGCAGGGGACTCAGACTGTGTATTGGGGGATCTTGAGCAACTCACCATCTTTGAGCGCGGACTGGTGGGAGACCACCCCCGCCACCGACATGTTGAGCGCCCAGGCGACGTTCACCAGCGGGGTGCGGTCCTGGAGGATCGCCGTGACGAACTCGTTCATAAGATAGCCATGGGAACCACCGTGGCCGCCGGGGTCGACGGACGGCGGTAGCGGCGGTTTCGCCAGGTTCAGGCCAGCCACCTTCCGCTCCGGGGAGATGGCTATGCCATCCATCGAACCTTTTTCTCCGCGGACGCGGCCCATTTCGCCCCCGTTGCCGGGGGTGTCCCAACTTACGGCCATACGGGCCATACCTCCTTCGCTGGTGCGCATCAGGGCGATTTCAGTGCCGAAGGGGTTCCCGAATGCATTGTTCTCTTTCTGAAGGTGCGGGATGGCACTGGGAATGCCCATGCACGACACTTCCGTAAAGCTTCCTCCGGTCACGCACGTGTAGTAGGCGTTGGAGTGAGTCGGGTAAAACTGGGGCGGCAGGCCGACACGCCATCCCTTGTAGGAGTCGATGGGCGTGGCCATATAGTGATAGTACTCGCCCTCCGAATAGACCATCTTTCCAAACTCGCCCGCATTATAGAGGGCACGCATGGCATAGCACTCGCCGTGAAAGGCCGACGTCTCAAACATCATGTACTTGAGTCCGGATCTCTTCACCGCCTCGAAGACACGGTCGGCCTCTTCGAGCGACCCGAACACGGCGGGTACCGCGGTACAGACATGCTTCCCGTGCTCAAGAGCATCGATGCAGTGTTGTGCATGGCTGGGCGCGTCGGTGGCGACGAAAATCGCTTCCAGGGAATCGTCTTTCACCATCTCCTCAAGGCTCGGGTAGGTCCTTTCACAGCGGCATGCCTTCGCCAAGCCTTGGCATCGTTCGGGGATCAAGTCGGTGACCGCCGCCACCTCTACGTTGGGATGGTCCTGGAAACCGAAATGCGCCCCGAACTTGCAGACTCCATAGCCGGCGATGCCGACGCGTATCTTTCGTTCGGACACGGGCCGCCACACCGCATCATTCCGGAGCGTGGTATCCGTATCGTCGAACCCTTGAATCGTCTTTTCCTGTGCCGCGTTGGCCTGCAGGCTCAGGCCGCTCACGCCGGCCACGTATGTGGATGCCGCCACGGTTTTGAGAAAAGTTCTTCGAGATTTGTTGGGTATCATTCTTGACTCCTATCGCTTCGAAGAAAAAGGAGGGGCGATTTCCAATCGCCCGGTCTTCGTCGCCAAGTTTGTCACACTGGAGTTCGGCGGTTAGGAAACCGCCGCTCCTTTCCTTTTTTCTGCCGGGCGTCCGCCGGCCCGGGCCGGTGGGGAAGCTTCTGCGATAGTTATCGGATTGCTCTAACCTACGAAAAAAGTCACCAAGTGCGTTCTCTTCACTGCTTCTGTCTTCATAGCAAGCAGCCTGCTATTCTTCAACACCGTCGAATGATCTGGGGTGACGGGCGGCGCGGGGTACGAGGTTAAGGGATGATGAGAGTCGCCTACATGTTGAGGATTCGAGAGGGGATGGAGGAAGAGTACGTGGAGGCCCACCGGAATGTCTGGCCGGACCTGATCCAACACCTGCAGGACGTGGGTTTTCACAACTATTCGATCTTCAAGCGGGGGCTCGACCTCTTTGTCTACGTGGAAGTTGAGGATTTCGAGCGATCGCTGGAAGCCTTGGTCACCCACCCACTTTATGAAAAATGGGCCGAAAAAATGGAGCCCATCATGGAAAGGCATCCGGCCTGCCGCGAAGGCGAGATGTTTCCCATTCTGACCGAGGTGTTTCACGTCGAGTGATGGTCGATTGCATGGGTTCTATAGTGAAAGCGCCGATATGAGAATTGGCGGCTGCACATTTGCTTTTGGTCCCCGCAGTCTGGAAGAGGCCGCTTCCGTACTTGCCGACTTTGGATTCCAGACCATCGATTTGGGCGTCTGCAGCAACGAGAATGCCCAAGTCGATCCCCTCGTGGCTGCCGGCGACCCGGATGGCTCTGCCGATCAGGTATTGCGCGCATTGGAACCGTGGGGATTTGAACTGAACGAATGCTTCGTCCTGGACTTTGGAGATACGGTCAATCATCCCGACCCCGAGATCCGGGCCAGGACACGGCGTCTTTTCCCGGGCCTGGTCCGGTTTGCCAGCAAAGTCGGGTGTAGAAGCATCATGTTGATTCCGGGAGTAGTACACGCTGAACTGGGCCGGCAGCAGTCCTTCCAGTTGTCTGCGAAGGAGTTGAGGGCATTGGTGGGAATCGCCAATGACGCCGGGCTGGATCTCAATATCGAAGCTTGCGAGCCGTCGGTGGTTGAAGATCCTCAGGACGCTCTCCGGATCTGCCGGGAAGTGCCTGGGCTCGGGCTCACTCTGGACTATTCGCACTTTGTCGACCCCGGGCATTCCCAAGCCGAAGTCGAGCCGTTGCATGCCTACGCCAGAAACTTCCACATTCGCCAGGCAGCTCCGGGCAAACGGGTCGAGACGGTCGAAGAGGGGACGATCGACTTCGGGAGGATATTCGAATTGCTGAAGTCTTCCGCCTACAACGGAGTCGTCGCGGTCGAATACGTCGATTGCGATGAAACGACGGCATGCGGCGTAGACGTCATGGCCGAGACCCCCAAGATGAAACGGGAGGTCGAGAGACTTCTTCAAATGTAGGGCGGGGCAATGCCCGGCCCCGAAGCGGGATTAGTCACGCCGCTTGTCGAAGTATGATCAGGGAGCGCGGCGGCAGTACGAACCTCTTCCCGGGCGGCGCCGAATCGTCGGCAACGGAAAAATAGGAATCGGCCGTTTCAACTTGCGCCGATGTTCTCGCGTAGTTCGCCAGCACCAGGTGGGTTTCGAGATTCACGAACACGGACGCCACAAAGTCACCGGCCGGCCGCTTGGCCAGCAATGGGCTGTTTTCGATCTCCAGGTAGGCGTATGTGCCCGGTTCGACCAGAGGGTAATACCACTTGAGCCACTGCGCGTGGGAAGTTCGGATGCTGGGTCTGCCGGGAAAGGCGTCCCAGGGACCGTAACTGTAGGGTCCGTCGGGGTTTGCCTGGTGGAAGCGCCATCTCTCCCGCCAATTGTCAAGCAGGCGGTGCGGCTGGTAGTCAACGCCCGGAATGACGGACCTCTCGCCCGTGAAGGGCCGGCCCGCCAGAAGCCCTGGAAACTGCATAAATGGAACGGTGTGCAGGAACATCTCCTCGTCGCTTTCCAGTTTTCCATCGCGCCAGTCGAAAATAGGGACCAGATATGGATCATGCCTCTTGGTTTCCTCCCGCAGCCGGTCCGCATTCGATAGGCCCTCTCCCACCCACAGATAGTCCCAGAGTTGTTCCGACGTACTCGGGTGCTGGGAATCATGCAGATGAATCTTGTAGATGCCGCCTCGCCGTTTGACCTCGTAGTAGATCAGGGAGAGCATGTCGCCCAAGGCTCCGTCAACTTCCGGGCTTTCCTCGAAGGCCAGCACCTCATCGCTTGTGGCGAGTTCCGGGTCGCGGTGCAAACGCCTGGAACCGGCGTCGTTGTAAAGGCCATCGATCTCATACTCGTCCATGAGCCCCAGAGTCCGCGGGAGAACGTAGGCCCGCCAGCCGGCGCTGGCCGCGGAGCAATGCACCAACTGCCAGTGAGCCGCCTTGGTCGAGAATCCGGGCCGAGCCCACTCAGGATTGTATTCAGGGTCCGTGATCTGGAAGTGGCCCGTCGAAGTGTAGAGGAGGATTTTCATGCCCCTCTGGTGGACCATGTCGATGAATCTCCTGAGGCCGGCCGGATTGACGGACGTATATTTGTCACCGCCGAAAAGCCGGAGCAAATCGTTCCAATCCTCCATGACCTGGACGAGTCGAATGCCGTTGTTCCAAAGCTCGTCCAATTGGCGCTCGTCATACTCGTCCGGATCCCAGGGTTTTCGGCAGGGGTATTCGCCCAGGTTGTAGACTGCCTGACCCGGAATGTAGTCGGTGATGAGGTGCCTTCGAGCGTATTTCGGGATGGCTGCCTCGCAGCGGGCGATGTTTTTCAGTCGCCGCCGATGATCCTCAGCGGTGTAGGAACTCAGAACCGGCGGAGATTCGACTTTCCGGCCTCTCGCGGTTTTGGGACTCCCAAGGGAGATCCGCCCGCTTGTGGCAGCGCCCGCCAGTCCCGACCCGACCCCGAGTTCGATGAATTTACGTCTCAGCATTTTCGTGGCTCCTCATGAATAGAACTCCGTAAGACTGTTTCCAGTCCGGGATGCAGCCTTGTGGATGAAGGGTCTGCGGCCAATTATAGTCCCGGTAGTCCGGTACGATCATGCAGCAGGTAGTCAAGTGAGCGGCCGGGGGGTGGGCCGCAAGTCAGAGCCCACTTCCATGATGCCCGTGCGGCTTGACATAACCTCTGTATCGACTGTACTTTAGGCGAAATCACCGTACCGTGGCAGACAATACTCCAGAGAGTGAATTGAGTTGATCCTTTTCAGGGTGCTCGCAGCAAACCTGGCCTTTCTGATGGGGCTTGGCGTCCTCTTGGGCGCGTCACCTCCCGGTCACGAACCTCCCGCAGCAGTTCGGGAAATCCTGGAGTCCAAGTGTCTTTCCTGCCATGACGAATCGACCAGAATGAGCGGCTTCTCCATCGAGAGCCTGGAGTCGATTCTGCAGGGAGGCGCCCGGCATGGAGCCGCCGTCGAACCGGGCCGGCCCGAGGACAGCCCGCTCGTCCACCTCCTGCGGGGCCGACTGACACCGCGGATGCCCTTCGACTCGTCGGTGTCGCTGCCCGAGAGTGACATTGCGGCGATTGAAGCCTGGATCCGGGAACTGAAGCCGGACAGTGAAGCCGGTCACGGGCGCGACTTCTGGGCCTTCAAGAAGCCCGTCCGACCCACGATCCCGGCCGTCCAGGCGAGAGACTGGGCGAGGAACGAGATCGACCACTTCATTCTCAAGAGGCTCGAGAACAAGGAGTTGTCTCCCTCACCCGAGGCCCAACGCAGTGTTCTCATTCGCCGACTCTATTTCAACCTGATCGGACTGCCGCCTCCGTACGAAGAGGTCGAAAAGTTTGTCGCTGATCCCTCTCCCACCGCCTACGAGGATCTGGTCGACCGTCTGCTGGCCGATCCGCGCTACGGTGAACGCTGGGCCCGTCACTGGCTGGACCTGGCTCGCTATGCGGACACCAACGGCTACGAAGGGGATCGGGATTTTCCGCATGCCTGGCGTTACCGGGACTACGTGATCGACGCTTTCAACCATGACAAACCTTACGACCGGTTCGTCAAGGAACAGATCGCGGGCGACGAGTTCTTCAAAGTCACTTCCGCGGCGGGTTATCCGCCGCCGGCAGAACCGGAGCAGGCGGTCGCACTCACCTTTCTTCGACTGGCCCCTTTTACGGAGCCGCGCGGAGAGGAATCCCGCGACCTGTTGCTGAGCGAAATGGCGACCACCGTCAGCACCGTCTTCCTGGGTCTGACCATGGGTTGCGCCAAATGTCACGACCACAAGTACGACCCGATCCCGGCCCGGGACTTCTACCGGATGAAGGCCTTCTTCGCGGCGGTCAGGATTCCGAGGGCCAAGATCGAGGTCGGCGGACCGCTTCCCGCCGAGTTTTACCGCCCCGGAGACAAGGCGCGATTCGACGCGCGCCGGGCTCAGCACGAAAACCGGCTGAAGGATTTGAAGGCGCAATCGGAAAGCTTCAATCAGCCCCTTTTGGAACGGCTGAAAGCCGTCAAGCTCCGTGAATCTTCGAAACTGGAAGACCAGCCGGGCCGTGAGCCCGTCGTGACGCTCCGCGATCTGAAGAAAGCCATCAACAACGAAGCGGACAATACGGTTGGGTTTGAGAAGCAGGAGGAGTTGTTCTCGCCGGCGGAGAAGGAAAAGTTCAATCGGTACACCTCCGATATCCTGGCTCTCGAAAGGGCTGTCGAGCGGCTTGAGCCGATGGCCATGTCCCTGACCAACTTCGACGGCCCCCCGTACGCACCCAGCGTTCCCACCATCTACGTCCTCAACCGGGGACAGCATGACCAACCGGGAGAACCGGTCGAGCCGGGATTTCCCAGTGCCGTCACGGGTCACTCCGAACCCGCAACCATTGAAATCGATCGTTACAAGAAACATCCGAGCCGGGGCCGCCGCATGGCTCTGGCGAGCTGGATCGCCAGTTCGGAGAATCCGCTGACGGCGCGCGTCATGGTCAACCGTCTCTGGCAGTTCAACTTCGGCCGCGGCATAGTGGAAACGGCAAGCAACTTTGGGATGAACGGCAGGCTTCCGACTCATCCCGAGTTGCTGGATTGGCTGGCCCTTCGTTTCGTCGAGGAAAAATGGAGCATCAAGGCCATCCAAAGGTTGATCCTGACTTCGAGCACCTTCCGTCAGTCATCCTTGCGGGGTAACCTGATGGCTGAAGAAATCGACCCCGAAAACAGGTTGCTATGGCGTTTTGACCGGCGCCGACTGGAAGCCGAAGTCCTTCGAGACACGATATTGGAGGTGAGCGGACACCTGAATGGAGAAAGAGGCGGCCCGCCGGTCTTTCCGCCGCTGCCGGACGGGTTGGCCCAGCAGCTTTCGGCCGAAACCCGCGGGGCGGCCCGCTGGGACACATCCCACGGGGCTGATGCATGGAAACGGAGCGTTTACGTTTACCAGCGACGCTCACAGCCGCTGCCTTTCCTGGAAGTTTTCGACTCGCCTCCCCTGACGCTTCCGTGCGAACGCCGGGAAACGTCGGTCACCCCGTTGCAGGCTCTGACCATGTACGATAGTGGTTTCGTGAATACGGAAGCCGAAGCCATCGCCGAACGAATTGCCAGAGAGAGCAGCGCTGAAAACGGCGGACATGTCCGGAGAGCGTTCCAACTGGCGTTCGGACGCAATCCGGACCCGGATGAACTCAACGAGGCTCAAAGATTCGTCAGCACCCGGGAATCCGGCCGGGAGGCCTTGGTGGCCCTGTGCCGGGTTCTCTTGAACAGTAACGAGTTACTCTATGTCGACTAGGAGTACGTCGTGAAGAAAAGAGCAGAAGTTCCGCAGTTTTCCGCGAATCAATGGAGTGGCCAGTGTTCCGGTTTCGGTCCCAATGCCCACTCTCGCCGGGAATTCCTGTCCCGTTCCTACAACGGGATCGGAGCCCTCGCCCTGGCCGGGATTCTCGCCGAGCGGTTGGGTGCGTCACCGACGCTGCAAAGTCCGCTCGCCGCCCGTGCACCGCACTTTCCCCGCAAGGCAAAGCACTGCATTTTCCTCTTCATGTCCGGAGGCGTGAGCCAGATGGACACCTTCGACTACAAGCCGGCACTGAAGGAATACGCGGGACGGCGGGTTCCCAAAATGACCGGCTTCAGCGGTGAAATCGACGGATTTCTGAATACGCCCCACCAGGTCATTCCCAGCCCCTGGGAATTCAAGAGGGCCGGTAAGTCGGGACACCATATTTCCACCCTGTTTCCGCACCTCAGCGAATGTGTCGACGACCTGGCATTCATTTTCGGCATCGAGGTGGATAACAACAATCACGGACCGGCCACGCTCCATGTGAACACCGGCTCGCAGTTTCCGGGCGACCCTTCAGTCGGCGCCTGGATCACCTACGGGTTGGGGAGCTCCAATCAGAATCTTCCCGGCTACGTCGTCATTCAGGACCCGAGGGGAGCTCCCATCAACGGCGCGGCCGTGCGCGGAAGCGGATACTTGCCCGCTTCATATCAAGGGACCCTCTTTCGCTCCGTCGGCACACCCATTCTCGACCTGAAACCGCCGGTAAGGATCAGTCGAAGACAGCAGCGTGAAGAGTTCGACCTGTTGACGTGGCTCAACCGCCGGCATCAGGCCGGCCGGCCGGCCGCCGCGGAGCTGGAGGCCCGCATCAACGCCTATGAACTGGCTTTCCGCATGCAGGCCGAAGCCCCGGAAGTTGTGGATCTGTCCAAGGAATCGGAAGTAACCAAGAAGATGTACGGCCTTGACAATCCGCTTACGGAGGCATTCGGACGTCAATGCCTGCTGGCCAAGCGCCTGGTGCAAAAGGGAGTCCGCTACAGTCTCGTGGTTCACGGAGTCGAGAACGGCAAGAGCAGTTGGGACGACCACGGCAATATCAAGGGCCGGCTTCCACGGCACTGTATCGAGGTGGATCAACCCGTCGCCGCGCTGCTCAAGGACCTGAAGAGGGAGGGACTGCTGGAAGAGACGCTTGTCGTCTGGGCGTCTGAAATGGGGCGCACCTCTTTCATCAACGATCTGTACGGCGACAAGCCCGGCCGGGACCATAATCAGTATGGACTGTGCATGTGGCTGGCCGGCGGAGACGTCAAGGGCGGTTCACGAGTCGGCGAGACGGATGATTTCGGCATCGGCCAAATCGGCCAACCCATTCACATGCGCGACGTCCACGCGACCATCTTGAATCTCCTCGGTCTTCATGACGAACGGCTGACCTACCTCCATGACGGCCGCTTCAGAAGGCTCACCGATATCGGTGGAAAGGTTCTCGACACAATCATCGCCTAGAAAGCGATTTGCATCTTTCCTTCCCGCGAGTCTGGCGGGCTGACCCGGCGCTCCGTCCGCGTTGACACTCTGCGGGCCCCTGTGCTAGTTATTGCCATCTCCGGCGGTCACCTGAGAAATTCCCAAAACAAAGGACGAGTGCATGGCGCCAAAGAGTCGACACCTGTTTAGCTCGGAATCGGTCACCGAAGGGCATCCGGACAAGATCGCGGACCAGATTTCCGATGGCGTTCTCGACGCGGTCCTGACGGTAGACCCTCAGGGACGCGTGGCCTGCGAGACCCTGGTGACGACCGGCCTGGTGGTCATCGCCGGAGAGATCACGACCACAGGCTCTCTGGACTATCCCAAGATCGCTCGGGAAGTCATCCGGGACGTGGGATATACGCGCGCCAAGTACGGGTTCGACTGCGAGACCTGCGGTGTGATCTGCTCCGTGGACCGGCAGTCGCCCGATATCGCCTTGGGAGTGGACACCGGGGGAGCCGGCGACCAGGGTCTGATGTTTGGCTACGCCTGCACCGAGACCCCTCAGTTGATGCCGCTGCCCATCATGCTGGCCCACGCCCTCACCCGCCGTCTGTCCGAGTCCCGGCGTCAGGGAACGCTGGACTGGCTGCGTCCCGACGGAAAGTCGCAGGTGACGGTGGAATACGACGGGACGGAACCGGTCCGTGTCGACACCGTCGTGGTCTCGACGCAGCACAGCCCCGACGTCTCCTACGGGGATCTGTGCGACGGCATACGGGAACACGTCATCTGCTCAGTTGTCCCTGCCGGACTCATGGACGGCGGAACGACCATCCACATCAATCCGACGGGGCGGTTCGTGACGGGCGGTCCCCAGGGTGACTGCGGCGTGACGGGCCGGAAGATCATCGTCGACACCTACGGTGGCATGGGAGGGCACGGAGGGGGCGCTTTCTCGGGGAAGGACCCGTCCAAGGTCGACCGTTCCGCCTCCTACATGGCCCGTTACATCGCCAAGAATTGTGTCGCCGCGGGACTTGCCCAACGCTTGAAGGTTCAACTGGCCTATGCCATCGGCGTGGCCGAACCGGTTTCCGTCGCCGTGGACGCGGAAGGGACCGAATCCGTGGCCGAGGAGACCATCGGAAACCTGGTTCAGGAGCACTTCCGTCTGACCCCCAGGGACATCATCGAGACCCTGCAGCTCAGGCGTCCCATCTTCCGGCGGACGGCCGCCTTCGGGCACTTCGGCCGGGAGGAGGAGGGCTTCGCCTGGGAACGGACCGACCGGGCCGACGCCCTGCGACAAGCCGCCGGACTCTAAGGAGGGGCGATTTCCAATCGCCCAGTCTTCGTCGCCAAGTTTGTTAGTCAGGGGTTCGGCGATTGGAAATCGCCGCTCCTGCGGGAGGGGAGGCGAGCCGAAGAGGGTACCCGCCAGGGGTGCCCCTACGAACGTCTCTCCGGTAGACTGTGCCCACCGTGAGAGAGTCTGCCGAACTGGCCGGAGCCATCGAGGAAATCCTGGAAAGCGGCCGCGGCGCCGTCCTGGCGACCGTCATCGAGATCACCGGCTCGGCGTACCGCCGGCAGGGGGCCAAGCTCGTCATCGGCTCCGACGGCGACTTCCGGGGCATGATCTCGGGAGGATGCCTCGAACCGGAAGTCGCCCGGGCGGCAAGCCGGGTCTTCAAGACGGGACAAGCCGCGACGGAGGTGTTCGACCTCACCGAGGACGCCATCTGGGGACTGCGTTTAGGTTGCGGAGGAGTGGTTCGGGTCCTGTTGGAGCCCATCGGACGGGATCCGGTCTGGAAACGTTGGCTGAGCGCCCTGAGCAACGGCGAAAGGGCGGTTCGGGCCGTCATCTGCGATCCGGACCCGGAACCCGGGTCCCTGGGGCGTTGGCTTCTTTTGGCTCCCGGAGAGCCGCCGGCGGGTCCCCTGGCCGAGGAAGCGTTGGGCCGGGAAGTGCTCCCGGCAGCCCGCAGGATCCTGGGGCGGCCGCTCCCCCAGTCCCGGGTCTACGCCTCGGGAAATACCCGAGTCTTTCTGGACGTCAATCGCCCCCCCTTGGAGCTGGTCGTCTTCGGGGCCGGCATGGACGCGGTGCCGGTGGTCCGGTTGGCGCTGAGTCTGGGCTTTTCCGTGAACGTCGTCGATCCCCGGCCCTCCTTGAACCGGCCGGAGCGCTTCCCGGGTGCGCGGACCACCATCTCCCATCCCACGGAATTCCCGGAGAAGGTGGCGATGCCCGCCGGCAGCTACGCCCTGATCATGAACCACCAGTTGGACCGGGACGGCGCCGGGATCCGCTACGCCTTGGAGAGCGGGGCTCTCTACGTGGGTGTGTTGGGACCTCGACCGCGGTTCCAGAAGCTCATGGACGAGCTGACCGACGAGGGTTTTCGCCCCCGCAGGGATGCCTTGGATCGGATTCACAACCCGGTGGGGCTGGACATCGGAGCCGAGGGCCCGGACCAGATCGCCGTCAGCATCCTGGCGGAGATCCTGGCCGTCCACAACGGCTTCGGCGGCGGTTTCCTGGCGGCGCGATCCGGGGGGATCCACGAAGTGTCCCCTGCGCCGTAATCCGGCGTGGGAGGGATGAAAACAGGACTCGCGGCGCACTCCGTCACTGGATCCAGTAATCGTCTTTCCGGTTCCGCCTCTCCTCGTCCATCACCCGGAATCGGCTGCGTATGCGTTTCAGCCGCCACCGATGGTATGCCTGGCGTACGGCTCCGAGCGAGAGCCAGCGCTTCAGGTAGAGAAAGGCGAAGATCATGCCGCCCAGGTGGGCGACGTGGGCGATGGTGCTGCCAGGCGAACCGAGGGCCGACAGGAAGGCGATGAGTCCTATGCCGGCCACGAAGTACTTCACCTTGACCGGCAAAAGGAAGTAGAGATAGATCCGGCGATTGGGAAACATCATGCCGTAGGCCATCAGGATCCCGTAGACCGACCCGCTGGCTCCGATGGTGGGGACCGTTCCCCACGGGTCCGCCACGACCGACAGCAGGCCTGCTCCGATTCCGGTGATCAGGAAGAAGCGCAGGAACTGCCGGCTGCCCCAGTACCGTTCCAGCTCGCGCCCGAACATCCAGAGCGTGAACATGTTCCAGAACAGGTGCCAGAAGTCGGCGTGGAGAAAGAGGTACGTTCCCAGTTGCCAGATGTAGAGATTTGCCAGGACCGCTATGGGAATCAGCCCGAAGATGTGCAAGAGGCTCGGACCGGCGGCCCACTGGTAGAGAAAGACGAGTCCGCAGCCGATGACCAGGTACTTGACCATGGGGGTCATGGTGGGACCGATCGTCACATGGTACCCGGGACCAAACCGCACTCATGAATCATAGCATGCCTGCCTCGACGTCCCGGTTTCCTGGATTTGTTTCCCGACTAAGGAAGGGCGATTTCCAATCGCCCGGTTCCCCCTCGTTTGCCGACGTCCAAGAATCGGCGGTTAGGAAACCGCCGCTCCCAAATTTCCCGTGGTTTCCACGAAAAGTGATTGACAGTCTTCGCAGGCGGTTGAAGAATAGGGGGCGCCCTGAGTTGGCGCCTCTGGTCACCGTTGTTCGAGGCCCTTGATGCAGCTATCGGGAACCCACCGACTGGCCTTATCCCGTCTCCGAGTCTGGCAGCTATTGAACGATCCCCAGGTGTTGGCCCGGGCCACTCCCGGCGTCAAGACTCTGGTGCCGGACGGGGAAGACCGTTTCAGAGCGGAGTTGGAGTTGGCCCTGGGTCCGATTCGCGGCGTCTTCGGCGGAAACGTGGAAGTTCGCGACAAGAAGGAGCCTTCGGACCTGACCCTGCGGGTCCAGGGAAACGGCACCGTGGGCGGAATCCGGGCCGAGGGAAAGCTGAGGCTGGAAGAGGACGGCCAGGAGACGGTGGTCCACTACCAGGGGAATGCCCTGGTGGCCGGGACCCTGGCGGCCGTCGGCAGCCGTCTCTTTTCCGGAATGGCCCGGAAGCTGGCGGCGGAATTTTTCGAAAATCTTCAACGGGAGGGGCGCGAGTGAATCGTCGCAAACCATCCCTGGTTTCGAACTACCATCCAAGGAGGTAGAAGATGGCACAAGTGTCCATTGAGGTTCGAGTCAATGGGTCGACCCATCGAAGGGAGGTGGAGCCGCGATTGCTCCTGGTTCACTTCCTTCGGGACGTTTTGGGTCTGACCGGGACTCACGTCGGTTGTGA from Acidobacteriota bacterium encodes:
- the metK gene encoding methionine adenosyltransferase, producing MAPKSRHLFSSESVTEGHPDKIADQISDGVLDAVLTVDPQGRVACETLVTTGLVVIAGEITTTGSLDYPKIAREVIRDVGYTRAKYGFDCETCGVICSVDRQSPDIALGVDTGGAGDQGLMFGYACTETPQLMPLPIMLAHALTRRLSESRRQGTLDWLRPDGKSQVTVEYDGTEPVRVDTVVVSTQHSPDVSYGDLCDGIREHVICSVVPAGLMDGGTTIHINPTGRFVTGGPQGDCGVTGRKIIVDTYGGMGGHGGGAFSGKDPSKVDRSASYMARYIAKNCVAAGLAQRLKVQLAYAIGVAEPVSVAVDAEGTESVAEETIGNLVQEHFRLTPRDIIETLQLRRPIFRRTAAFGHFGREEEGFAWERTDRADALRQAAGL
- a CDS encoding XdhC family protein, with the protein product MRESAELAGAIEEILESGRGAVLATVIEITGSAYRRQGAKLVIGSDGDFRGMISGGCLEPEVARAASRVFKTGQAATEVFDLTEDAIWGLRLGCGGVVRVLLEPIGRDPVWKRWLSALSNGERAVRAVICDPDPEPGSLGRWLLLAPGEPPAGPLAEEALGREVLPAARRILGRPLPQSRVYASGNTRVFLDVNRPPLELVVFGAGMDAVPVVRLALSLGFSVNVVDPRPSLNRPERFPGARTTISHPTEFPEKVAMPAGSYALIMNHQLDRDGAGIRYALESGALYVGVLGPRPRFQKLMDELTDEGFRPRRDALDRIHNPVGLDIGAEGPDQIAVSILAEILAVHNGFGGGFLAARSGGIHEVSPAP
- a CDS encoding rhomboid family intramembrane serine protease — protein: MRFGPGYHVTIGPTMTPMVKYLVIGCGLVFLYQWAAGPSLLHIFGLIPIAVLANLYIWQLGTYLFLHADFWHLFWNMFTLWMFGRELERYWGSRQFLRFFLITGIGAGLLSVVADPWGTVPTIGASGSVYGILMAYGMMFPNRRIYLYFLLPVKVKYFVAGIGLIAFLSALGSPGSTIAHVAHLGGMIFAFLYLKRWLSLGAVRQAYHRWRLKRIRSRFRVMDEERRNRKDDYWIQ
- a CDS encoding carbon monoxide dehydrogenase subunit G gives rise to the protein MQLSGTHRLALSRLRVWQLLNDPQVLARATPGVKTLVPDGEDRFRAELELALGPIRGVFGGNVEVRDKKEPSDLTLRVQGNGTVGGIRAEGKLRLEEDGQETVVHYQGNALVAGTLAAVGSRLFSGMARKLAAEFFENLQREGRE